A window from Festucalex cinctus isolate MCC-2025b chromosome 4, RoL_Fcin_1.0, whole genome shotgun sequence encodes these proteins:
- the znf710b gene encoding uncharacterized protein znf710b isoform X1, protein MRSLKHLKPHSRRNVEEASRRLGRCEPKVMARLVDTGTQTDPVVVLSLAQAAVLGLISQNEVFGATIAPNGFYTGEPKESPAPPVDGVDYEYADQLIGANGDYLGDNLAEDGQMQPSCSQRRWQQGPPPQHPDVKMVVPDRHVLQGGDVSVSHIKGEVVNSVMTSCVHMLNNMAPRGGLVQVDPATLRGTNKNCSECEREVSNQQQAATHVHPPPPAQVAHRGAEHRGLQGQRPLGGHGGGVGEGEEEVDHQGSNMMKPNQQDEAISSYFQTSEVGSYDSGEMSMGTEYEDSGQNMMWTDGGGGGGGGATHQQPQPPQPPRRHGGRRVDRLDINIQIDESYCVDVGDGLKRWKCRMCDKSYTSKYNLVTHILGHNGIKPHACPHCGKLFKQPSHLQTHLLTHQGTRPHKCTVCKKGFTQTSHLKRHMLQHTDVKPYSCRFCRRGFAYPSELRAHEVKHERGRCHVCSQCGLEFPTYAHLKRHQTSHQGPHTFQCTECNKSFAYRSQLQNHLLKHQSPRPYTCSQCGLEFVQLHHLRQHSLTHKGMKGHKCEVCSREFTLSANLKRHMLIHNSVRPFQCHVCFKSFIQKQTLKTHMIVHLPVKPFKCKVCGKSFNRMYNLLGHMHLHAGSKPFKCPYCTSKFNLKGNLSRHMKVKHGMDVSPEGQEVLPEMESQAEYESQNFGFTSDNNMDNSGSQNLTKLTTANMDDMEEYYNFGKDTNTYTTP, encoded by the exons ATGAGGTCCTTAAAGCACCTGAAGCCTCACAGCAGAAGGAATGTG GAGGAGGCGAGCCGGCGCCTGGGTAGATGTGAGCCCAAGGTAATGGCCAGGCTGGTGGACACAGGCACACAAACAGATCCAGTAGTTGTGCTGTCCTTGGCCCAGGCTGCCGTGCTCGGTCTCATCTCCCAGAATGAAGTCTTCGGCGCAACCATCGCTCCCAACGGCTTCTACACCGGCGAGCCCAAAGAGTCGCCCGCACCGCCAGTAGACGGAGTGGACTACGAGTACGCCGACCAGCTCATCGGCGCCAACGGGGATTACCTCGGGGACAACTTGGCGGAGGACGGACAGATGCAACCCAGCTGCAGCCAGAGAAGGTGGCAGCAAGGGCCGCCACCTCAGCACCCTGACGTGAAAATGGTGGTCCCCGATCGCCACGTCCTCCAAGGCGGGGACGTGAGCGTGTCTCACATCAAAGGGGAAGTGGTGAACTCTGTCATGACCTCATGCGTCCACATGCTGAACAATATGGCTCCCAGGGGCGGCTTAGTTCAAGTGGACCCGGCCACCCTGAGAGGAACCAACAAGAACTGCTCTGAGTGTGAGCGGGAAGTCTCCAACCAGCAGCAAGCCGCCACCCACGTCCacccgcctcctcccgcccaagTGGCCCACCGAGGAGCCGAACACAGGGGACTGCAGGGCCAGCGCCCTCTGGGGGGCCACGGTGGAGGCGTCGGCGAGGGTGAGGAAGAGGTCGATCACCAGGGCAGCAACATGATGAAGCCCAACCAGCAAGACGAAGCCATCAGCAGCTACTTCCAGACAAGCGAAGTGGGCAGCTACGACTCCGGGGAAATGTCCATGGGGACCGAGTACGAAGACAGCGGCCAAAACATGATGTGGACAgacggtggcggtggcggcggcggaggcgcGACACACCAGCAGCCCCAGCCTCCGCAGCCCCCCCGGCGACACGGCGGCCGCCGAGTGGACCGCCTGGACATCAACATCCAGATCGACGAGTCGTACTGCGTGGACGTGGGCGACGGGCTGAAGCGCTGGAAGTGCCGAATGTGCGACAAGTCGTACACATCCAAGTACAACCTGGTCACGCACATCCTGGGCCACAACGGCATCAAGCCGCACGCCTGCCCCCACTGCGGCAAGCTCTTCAAGCAGCCCAGCCACCTGCAGACGCACCTGCTGACCCACCAGGGCACGCGGCCCCACAAGTGCACCGTGTGCAAGAAGGGCTTCACGCAGACCAGCCACCTGAAGCGCCACATGCTGCAGCACACGGACGTCAAGCCGTACAGCTGCCGCTTCTGCCGCCGCGGCTTCGCCTACCCCAGCGAGCTGCGGGCGCACGAGGTCAAGCACGAGCGTGGCCGCTGCCACGTCTGCTCGCAGTGCGGCCTGGAGTTCCCCACCTACGCCCACCTCAAGCGCCACCAGACCAGCCACCAGGGGCCGCACACCTTCCAGTGCACCGAGTGCAACAAGTCCTTTGCCTACCGCAGTCAGCTCCAGAACCACCTGCTGAAGCACCAGAGCCCCAGACCCTACACCTGCTCCCAGTGTGGCTTGGAGTTTGTGCAGCTGCACCACCTTCGCCAGCACTCGCTCACCCATAAG GGCATGAAAGGACACAAGTGCGAAGTGTGCTCACGGGAGTTCACGCTGTCGGCCAACCTCAAGAGACACATGCTGATCCACAACAGCGTCAGGCCCTTCCAGTGTCACGTGTGCTTCAAGAGCTTCATCCAGAAGCAGACGCTCAAGACCCACATGATCGTCCACCTGCCCGTCAAACCCTTCAAATGCAAG GTGTGTGGCAAGTCTTTCAACAGAATGTACAACCTGCTGGGCCACATGCACCTGCACGCGGGCAGTAAACCTTTCAAGTGTCCCTACTGCACCAGCAAGTTCAATCTGAAGGGGAACCTCAGCAGGCACATGAAGGTCAAGCATGGCATGGATGTGTCGCCCGAAGGACAAG AAGTACTTCCTGAAATGGAGAGCCAGGCGGAGTACGAAAGCCAGAACTTTGGCTTCACATCTGACAACAACATGGACAATAGCGGCTCACAAAACCTCACTAAGCTGACCACAGCCAACATGGACGACATGGAGGAGTACTACAACTTCGGCAAGGACACCAACACCTACACCACACCCTGA
- the znf710b gene encoding uncharacterized protein znf710b isoform X2 produces the protein MARLVDTGTQTDPVVVLSLAQAAVLGLISQNEVFGATIAPNGFYTGEPKESPAPPVDGVDYEYADQLIGANGDYLGDNLAEDGQMQPSCSQRRWQQGPPPQHPDVKMVVPDRHVLQGGDVSVSHIKGEVVNSVMTSCVHMLNNMAPRGGLVQVDPATLRGTNKNCSECEREVSNQQQAATHVHPPPPAQVAHRGAEHRGLQGQRPLGGHGGGVGEGEEEVDHQGSNMMKPNQQDEAISSYFQTSEVGSYDSGEMSMGTEYEDSGQNMMWTDGGGGGGGGATHQQPQPPQPPRRHGGRRVDRLDINIQIDESYCVDVGDGLKRWKCRMCDKSYTSKYNLVTHILGHNGIKPHACPHCGKLFKQPSHLQTHLLTHQGTRPHKCTVCKKGFTQTSHLKRHMLQHTDVKPYSCRFCRRGFAYPSELRAHEVKHERGRCHVCSQCGLEFPTYAHLKRHQTSHQGPHTFQCTECNKSFAYRSQLQNHLLKHQSPRPYTCSQCGLEFVQLHHLRQHSLTHKGMKGHKCEVCSREFTLSANLKRHMLIHNSVRPFQCHVCFKSFIQKQTLKTHMIVHLPVKPFKCKVCGKSFNRMYNLLGHMHLHAGSKPFKCPYCTSKFNLKGNLSRHMKVKHGMDVSPEGQEVLPEMESQAEYESQNFGFTSDNNMDNSGSQNLTKLTTANMDDMEEYYNFGKDTNTYTTP, from the exons ATGGCCAGGCTGGTGGACACAGGCACACAAACAGATCCAGTAGTTGTGCTGTCCTTGGCCCAGGCTGCCGTGCTCGGTCTCATCTCCCAGAATGAAGTCTTCGGCGCAACCATCGCTCCCAACGGCTTCTACACCGGCGAGCCCAAAGAGTCGCCCGCACCGCCAGTAGACGGAGTGGACTACGAGTACGCCGACCAGCTCATCGGCGCCAACGGGGATTACCTCGGGGACAACTTGGCGGAGGACGGACAGATGCAACCCAGCTGCAGCCAGAGAAGGTGGCAGCAAGGGCCGCCACCTCAGCACCCTGACGTGAAAATGGTGGTCCCCGATCGCCACGTCCTCCAAGGCGGGGACGTGAGCGTGTCTCACATCAAAGGGGAAGTGGTGAACTCTGTCATGACCTCATGCGTCCACATGCTGAACAATATGGCTCCCAGGGGCGGCTTAGTTCAAGTGGACCCGGCCACCCTGAGAGGAACCAACAAGAACTGCTCTGAGTGTGAGCGGGAAGTCTCCAACCAGCAGCAAGCCGCCACCCACGTCCacccgcctcctcccgcccaagTGGCCCACCGAGGAGCCGAACACAGGGGACTGCAGGGCCAGCGCCCTCTGGGGGGCCACGGTGGAGGCGTCGGCGAGGGTGAGGAAGAGGTCGATCACCAGGGCAGCAACATGATGAAGCCCAACCAGCAAGACGAAGCCATCAGCAGCTACTTCCAGACAAGCGAAGTGGGCAGCTACGACTCCGGGGAAATGTCCATGGGGACCGAGTACGAAGACAGCGGCCAAAACATGATGTGGACAgacggtggcggtggcggcggcggaggcgcGACACACCAGCAGCCCCAGCCTCCGCAGCCCCCCCGGCGACACGGCGGCCGCCGAGTGGACCGCCTGGACATCAACATCCAGATCGACGAGTCGTACTGCGTGGACGTGGGCGACGGGCTGAAGCGCTGGAAGTGCCGAATGTGCGACAAGTCGTACACATCCAAGTACAACCTGGTCACGCACATCCTGGGCCACAACGGCATCAAGCCGCACGCCTGCCCCCACTGCGGCAAGCTCTTCAAGCAGCCCAGCCACCTGCAGACGCACCTGCTGACCCACCAGGGCACGCGGCCCCACAAGTGCACCGTGTGCAAGAAGGGCTTCACGCAGACCAGCCACCTGAAGCGCCACATGCTGCAGCACACGGACGTCAAGCCGTACAGCTGCCGCTTCTGCCGCCGCGGCTTCGCCTACCCCAGCGAGCTGCGGGCGCACGAGGTCAAGCACGAGCGTGGCCGCTGCCACGTCTGCTCGCAGTGCGGCCTGGAGTTCCCCACCTACGCCCACCTCAAGCGCCACCAGACCAGCCACCAGGGGCCGCACACCTTCCAGTGCACCGAGTGCAACAAGTCCTTTGCCTACCGCAGTCAGCTCCAGAACCACCTGCTGAAGCACCAGAGCCCCAGACCCTACACCTGCTCCCAGTGTGGCTTGGAGTTTGTGCAGCTGCACCACCTTCGCCAGCACTCGCTCACCCATAAG GGCATGAAAGGACACAAGTGCGAAGTGTGCTCACGGGAGTTCACGCTGTCGGCCAACCTCAAGAGACACATGCTGATCCACAACAGCGTCAGGCCCTTCCAGTGTCACGTGTGCTTCAAGAGCTTCATCCAGAAGCAGACGCTCAAGACCCACATGATCGTCCACCTGCCCGTCAAACCCTTCAAATGCAAG GTGTGTGGCAAGTCTTTCAACAGAATGTACAACCTGCTGGGCCACATGCACCTGCACGCGGGCAGTAAACCTTTCAAGTGTCCCTACTGCACCAGCAAGTTCAATCTGAAGGGGAACCTCAGCAGGCACATGAAGGTCAAGCATGGCATGGATGTGTCGCCCGAAGGACAAG AAGTACTTCCTGAAATGGAGAGCCAGGCGGAGTACGAAAGCCAGAACTTTGGCTTCACATCTGACAACAACATGGACAATAGCGGCTCACAAAACCTCACTAAGCTGACCACAGCCAACATGGACGACATGGAGGAGTACTACAACTTCGGCAAGGACACCAACACCTACACCACACCCTGA
- the tmed3 gene encoding transmembrane emp24 domain-containing protein 3 has product MLLLESLCCLLLHVVVVFATEFTFDLPDNEQMCFYEEVEKGFKFDIDYQVMSGGNYDVDCFVADPFDSILYKEEKKQYGSFSHTATMRGVYKVCFNNEFSTFSHKYVYLDFRNGDEIPLLPSMTRATALTQLESTCVSIHEILKVVTESQNWYRLREAHDRNRADHINGCITLWSIAETIMLFLVSVGQVVLLKSYFRDKKSTAG; this is encoded by the exons ATGCTACTGCTGGAATCGCTGTGCTGTCTGCTCCTCCACGTTGTCGTGGTTTTCGCCACCGAGTTCACGTTTGACCTCCCAGATAACGAGCAAATGTGTTTCTACGAGGAGGTGGAGAAGGGTTTCAAGTTTGACATAGATTACCAA GTGATGTCGGGAGGCAACTATGACGTGGACTGTTTTGTGGCGGACCCTTTCGATAGCATCTTGTAcaaggaagaaaagaaacagtACGGCAGCTTCTCCCACACTGCCACAATGAGGGGCGTCTACAAGGTCTGCTTCAACAACGAATTCTCcacattttcacacaaataCGTCTATCTGGATTTCCGCAACGGTGACGAGATTCCTCTCCTGCCCAGCATGACCAGAGCCACGGCGCTGACTCAG TTGGAATCAACATGCGTGTCCATCCACGAGATCCTGAAGGTGGTTACGGAGTCGCAGAACTGGTACCGGCTCAGGGAAGCACACGACCGTAACAGGGCGGACCACATCAACGGCTGCATCACTCTCTGGTCCATCGCCGAAACAATCATGCTGTTCCTCGTCAGCGTAGGTCAAGTCGTTTTGCTCAAGAGCTATTTCCGCGATAAGAAAAGCACAGCGGGATAG